A window of Blautia argi genomic DNA:
ATCCATGGAGACAGCCGTATTTGCAATACAGCACCCATGTACAGGATTATGGCTGGCAGTCTTCCAGTTTTGATGGGGATTTATCTGGTACATCAGGAGAATCCAAGCGTCTGGAGGGGATTAAGATCCAGTTGGTAAATCAGAAATATTCAGGCGGAATTACATACAGTACCCATGTACAGGATTATGGCTGGCAAAACTTTGTTTCTAATGGGGCGATGTCAGGGACTTCGGGAGAATTAAAAAGACTGGAGGCTATACAGATTAAGCTGACAGGAGAAATGGCTAAGCATTATGATATTTATTACAGAGTACACGCAGAAACCTTTGGCTGGCTTGACTGGGCGAAGAATGGTGAAAATGCAGGTACAGCCGGATATAGCTATCGCCTGGAGGGAATTCAGATTCAGTTAGTAGAAAAGGGCAAGTCAGCTCCCGGATCTACGAATGTACCTTTTCGGCAGGCAGTAGTACAATATAGTACCCATGTACAGGATTATGGCTGGCAGAGTTTTGTGGCAGATGGTCAGATGGCGGGAACTTCCGGTGAGTCAAAACGCTTGGAAGGAATTCGTATACAGCTGGCAAACCAAAAGTATACGGGAGATATAGAGTATAATACTCATGTACAAGATTATGGTTGGCTGAAAAATGTAAAAAATGGACAGGTTTCCGGAACTTCTGGCGAGTTGAAACGTTTGGAAGCCATACAGATTAAGCTAACAGGAGAAATGGCAAAGCATTATGATATTTATTATAGAGTGCATGCAGAAACCTTTGGCTGGCTTGGCTGGGCAAAAAATGGGGAACCGGCAGGAACCAGTGGATATTCTTATCGATTAGAAGGAATTGAGATACAATTGGTAAATAAAGGAGCTGCCGCACCTGGAAGTACAGAGGACAGTTATATTCCTTATTATTAGAAAGGATAGCCAGTGGAATTTATTTTCGCTGGCTATTTCTAATGCTTTAAACAAAAACAGAGGGAACAGGAATGGAATTTTAAGAGTTTTGGATATGGAAGGAAATAGTTTCGTGAGAAAAGAGAAAAACATGGGAATAGAATTGCTTAGAATTATATCTATGTTTATGGTTATCTTTTTGCATATTCTCAATTTTGGAATTAATTATCAAGGATTAGAATCATTTTCAGCAAATTGGTACATAAGTTGGTTCCTTGAAGGATTTTGCTATTGTGCTGTTAATATATATGCTATGATTAGCGGCTATGTAATGCTGAATAGCAGATGTAGAGCCAGTCGTATTATAGAACTATGGTTACAGGTGTTTTGTTATTCAGTAATAAGTATATTAGTTTTGAATAAATTGCAGCCTGAATTAGTTAGTAGAATGGATATATGGAAATCATGTTTTCCGGTTTTAAGTCAGCGTTTTTGGTATTTTACTGCATATTTTGCAATTTTTTGGTTTATTCCGTTTTTTAATTGGATAGTAGATAAATTATCGTATATCCAAATGAGAAAATTAATATATCGATTGATTCTTATATTTGGAATTATGCCCTGGATAGCAGAACTATGGGGAACATGGGCTTTTGGATTAACAGGAGGATATACAGCACTTTGGCTTTCGATTATGTATTTAGTGGGAGCAGGGATTAGAAAGTATGGATATTCTGTTATTTCTTTCAAAAGGAAGGAACATTCAAAGCAATATTTTTTGAGAATGGCAGTATGTTGCGGTATTCTTA
This region includes:
- a CDS encoding acyltransferase, whose product is MRKEKNMGIELLRIISMFMVIFLHILNFGINYQGLESFSANWYISWFLEGFCYCAVNIYAMISGYVMLNSRCRASRIIELWLQVFCYSVISILVLNKLQPELVSRMDIWKSCFPVLSQRFWYFTAYFAIFWFIPFFNWIVDKLSYIQMRKLIYRLILIFGIMPWIAELWGTWAFGLTGGYTALWLSIMYLVGAGIRKYGYSVISFKRKEHSKQYFLRMAVCCGILIYLTKLVLTILNRTVFEYEVRTDIFYSYLSPLVIMEAVFLLCFFCKIKIKQGSFWLKSSGLTFGIYLIHLSPLFGEYVWKRFSSVGNKTPLIFTGVVILGTLLIYAGCAGIEYCRVKIFSICKISPIIESILKNMKKRG